The segment CTCATCACCCTGGGTCCGGTCGGCGCCGGGATCATTCTCGTCGTGGGGGTTGTGTCGTTGGCCTGGTCGGTCGGGAATCTCATCTATGACAATCGCAAGGCAATCGGCGAGGGCATTCAAAAGGCCGGCGAGGGGATCAAGAAGGCCGGCGAATGGGTTGGCGAAAAGGCCAAAAAACTGTGGCCTTTTTAGGGCCGGACGGTGCCAGGAAGGGCGGGCACAGACAAGAACGACGATTGATCTATCGTGAGCGTCTCTGGCCCTCCGGTTATGGGCTGATGTTCTGTCTTGTCCTTTGGGTCGCCTGCATCGTGCTGGTGGATCAGACGCAGGACACGCCGCTGTGGGTCGATGCCCTGATCGCCTCGGGAGTGGCAGGTGTCGTCCTGGCCCTGTTACTTTCCGGCGCGCTGGAGGTGCACCGGGTGTACTCGGACGTGCTGATGACCGGTTGGCGCGAAGGTAACAGCTATCTGATTCCGTACCGAAGCATTGAGCTGGGATCTGTGCGTGTGTATCGGAGGTCGATGGCCATCAGGCGGAAGTACCCAGAAACGTCGCTCGGCGCGACCAGGGCCAACGTTTCACACCACTACGCAGTCACCTTCGTCTGCACGGCGCAGGGTGGCGGCGGAAGTGTAGTCGCCACGTCTGTGACGGGTTGGCAGGAGCGCTGGATACTGACTACGCAGCATCCTCGAAGGTTCCTGGCCGCTCTCGAGGAAGCAATGGTTGGGAAGGGTATCGCCAAGGCCCGTGGGTTAGCGGATTTGCCATTTCATTCGCTTAAGGATCATGACGACTGGCGGGACAAGCACTACGAGGCTTCCTAAGCCACATACCCGTGGCTTCCCTTATGCAGGTTCGAGAGAGAGAAAAATATGGCAGAACAGATCGACGACTCTGACCTGACGATTCCAGGCGTCAATCAGTTCAGGGCGCGCACCGAAACCAAGATTGCGGTGCTTGAAGTCCTGCGGACGGGCCGTGCAGGACGATACCCAGTGGTTCAGCTGACGGACGAAGAACTTTATGCGTTGGAAGGGGACCGGGACCCGATAGCGGGGATGCCTTACCTGTCCACTCTCAAGGGAGAGCAGCGCGAGTTTGCACGGGAGATAGCGTCACGTTCGATGGCGTCACGTGACCTGATCAGGATCAGTGACGTCGACGAACAGGGGATGCCGACTTTCGCTTTGCCTGCCGAGGTGCAGGGCGTTCTTGCTGCACGGTCGGCGGCATCGAGCGTGATAATCGCGGAACGCCAGGCGTCAGAGGCCGGAGTGGTCCGGGTGCTATTCATCCAAGCGGACCAGGAAGTCGTCGTTGAAGAAGAAGTTCTTCCGGCAGGAGTTCACGTATTCTCCGTCAAGCCGTTTGATGCCGCCGCCGAGGATCTGCAGGAGTTTCTCGACCCGGATGCCGTCGCGTCGGTCAGCGGAAAGCCCCGCGAAGTGGATCTGGTTGCGGTCACCCGCGGTGAGGCGACGTACGGGCCAATCGAGAACGAAGCCCGCTGGGCATCTGTGCTCACCCTCGTGACGGCAAACGATGCCAGCGGTCAAACATCACCGGTCGATGGCGATGCCACAGTGCAGGAACGTCGACTGACGGTCTACTGCGCGCAGGACCGGGTTGAGGTCGCGGAGCCACATCCGGATTCAGCCGTTGTGGATATACGTGCTTTCAGTGAGGATGAGCTCAGGGAACTCGTTCTGGAACTCGTGACTGGCGGCGCCTGAGTAGTCTAGGAGACGACTGGATGGCTCGAGGAAAGGCTTCACGCGGGTGCGTTTAATTCTCACTGCCGTCGCAAGTGACGCGGCGGAACCGATTGATCTGGTCATCGATTGCGACGACACCGCGCTGGTCAGGGACATCGCATCTAGCGTCGGCAACCGCCTGCCCACTCGGTCAGCAACCTACTCGGGCGTCTCCGGACCGACATTGGTACGAAGCGAAAGCGACGATGTAGCCGAACGCCCGGCTCTGTGGGTCGCGGGCGAGAGGCTCGACCCCGACCAGAAGGTTGCCGACAGCCCGCTCCGAAACGGCGTCGTGGTGGGCGTCGGTCAGGACGCGGGCGGCGATTTCAGCGAGCCGGACGCGGCTTTCGAAGTCCGGATTGCCTCCGGCCTGTTGGCCGGAAAGGTATTCCGGCTCAGGGCCGGTAGCTACACGATCGGGACAGGTATCGACTGCGCCATTCGGGTTACTGACCCGCTCCTGGAAAGCACTTCTCACGGCCTACCGGTCGCCACCGTCGATATTGAGAGCAGCGGGAGCGTCTCGATAACGCCGAACCCGCGCTATCTTGAAGCGAAACGACAAGCGCCGCAGCGAATCCACCCCTTACGGGGTCCGATCGTAATACCAGGGGTTCCGGCTAAGAGCCGGCCCCGAAACCGAAAGCAGCGGCGAGCCGCGAAGGAAGATGCTCGTTTCGGGGCTGAATCGCATTTCCTCACAGTGGATCCAGGCGGTCCCGTCAGCCTCCTGCACCTCGACCGCAAGCCAGTCACTGCGCCGGCAGAGTGGCTCCCGGGCGCTGCCCTTATCGTGGGTTCCACCTTTTTTGAGCTCTCGGTGACGCAGCGGGCCGACGCTTCCTTGTCGTTGACCGTCAATGGGGCGACCCTTGATTTCAACCGGCCGCCGCGATTGTTGCCGGCACCGCGCCAGACCGAATTCCATCTACCTTCCGAGCCGCACAAGCCGGATAAATCGCCCTTTCCGCTATTGCTGATTCTTGCGCCGCTCGTGCTGTCTGCCGGGTTGTTCGCGGTGACCCGCTCGCCCTATATGCTCCTTTTCGCATTGCTTTCCCCGCTGATGGCAATTTCCAACTTCACATCTTCCCGACGACAGGCAAAGATGCGATATCGGGAGCAGATGATCGAGTTTCGGGACCGGAAACGCCGGATTGAACAAGATGCATTCGAGACCCTGGTCAGCGAACGCGCCGCTCGTCGACGCGACTATCCGGACCCCGCATTCATCCTGACAACGGCAACCGGACCTCGGGCGAGACTGTGGGAACGCCGGCCAGCCGACCCGGACTGGCTGCACGTCCGCGTCGGCACCGCAGACGTGCCGAGTGAAATCACGATAAAAGACCCACGCCGGGAACAGCATGATCCTCATCTCACCTGGACCGCTCCGGATGTTCCTGTTGTGGTCAAGGTCGCGGAAGCCGGCGTCGTGGGTGTGGCAGGACCGCACGAGCAGCGGCTCTCGGTCGGCCGATGCATGCTTGGCCAACTTGCCGGCCTGCACTCTCCAGGCGAGCTGGAAATCATCGTGCTCGCAGATCAGTCAGCTGAGCGGGACTGGAGCTGGGTGCGGTGGCTGCCACATCTCAAGGCACAGGCTGCTAACGGGGTGATCGCGGCCGTCGGGTCTGACGAGCAGACGACGTCCTCGCGGATCAGCGAATTGCTGGCCACTTTGAGCGCTCGAGTCGAGGCGCAGCAGGAGGCGCACGGGCCGCTGCTCTTCACTCCCATAATCGTGTTCTTTGATGGCGCGAGGCGCACCCGACTGCTTCCGGGAGTGATCTCACTCCTGCAGTCCGGGCCTGCGGTTGGCATCTACTTCGTCTGCCTTGATGAAGACGTCCGCCAGTTGCCGGAAGAGTGCCGGACAGTAGTCAGCGGCCGGGGGCTGGACCTTACGGTTGCCTCATCGGGTGAAGTTACGTTCGAAGCTGTACGGCCGGACGCCGTCACATCGGAGTGGAGCGAACGTCTGGCTCGAGCTTTAGCCCCGATCAGGGACGTCAGCGGCGAAGACCTGGCGGGATCGCTGCCGTCGTCGTCACGGTTGCTCGATGTTCTTTCGCTCAATCAGCCGGACAAGGCGAAGATTTCTGCGGAGTGGGTGGCGGGCGGGCGAACCACTTCGGCTGTCATCGGTGAAGGGCTGGACGGGAAATTCGCGATCGACATTTCCCGGGATGGTCCGCACGGTCTGGTTGCCGGCACGACCGGGTCGGGGAAATCCGAACTACTGCAGACGATCATCGCGTCGCTTGCCGTGGGCAATCGCCCGGACGAAATGACATTTGTCCTGATCGACTACAAGGGTGGAGCCGCATTCAAGGACTGCAATCACCTGCCGCACACTGTGGGGATGGTCTCCGATCTTGACGGCCACCTGACCACTCGCGCGCTCGCCTCCCTTGGCGCTGAACTCAGACGGCGCGAGCATCAACTTGCTTCGGCCGGGGCAAAAGACATTGAAGACTACGTGGCGGCACGGGATGCCGGGCGCAACCCGACCGACGAACCGATGGCACGACTGCTCATCGTCATCGATGAATTCGCCGCAATGGTGGCGGAGCTTCCAGACTTCGTGACCGGACTTGTCGATATCGCCAGGCGCGGCCGTTCCTTGGGCGTGCACCTGATTCTCGCTACTCAGCGGCCGTCGGGTGTGGTCAGCCCGGAGATCAAATCGAATACGAACCTCCGCATCGCCTTGAGGGTAACCGACAAGCAGGATTCAAGCGACGTAATCGAATCAGGTGAAGCTGCTGAGATCCAGAAATCTCTGCCCGGACGAGGGTATGTCCGGCTTGGGCATTCGGCACTGATCCCATTTCAGACTGCGCGCGTTGGAGGCCGTCCCAGGGCCGAGGGCCAAGCTGCTGCGGTGGGGCTAAGAGATGTGGCGTGGAAGACGCTGGGAGTGGCCGACGAGCCGTCATCCGGCCCCGACGAAGACGATATTGCAACGCCTACAGACCTTGCCAGTCTGGTCGAAGCAATTAGGCAGGCGACAGAGCTCAGCCAGATCACGCCGCCCCCGAGCCCCTGGCTACCGCCGCTCGACGATGTTATGACCCTTGAGTCGGTGCTCGAGCTGTGCGATGTTCACCAACTACGCTCCTCTCTCCGGTTGCCAATCGGCATGATGGACATCCCGCGGGAGCAAAAGCGCGAAGCCGCATACTTTGATATTTCTGCCGGCGGCCACATGTGCATCGTTGGCGCCGCCCGCACCGGACGGTCAACGGTGCTCCGCTCACTCGCCGGTGCGATCGGGCGGCTGACAACGGTAGAGGATGTGCACCTCTACGGCGTCGATTGTGGAAACAATGCGCTGCTGCCATTGTCCGCGCTTCCTCACACTGGCGCGATTGTCACGCGCGATCAGCCGGAACGTCTGGGCCGCCTCACCACTCGGCTTCGTCAGGAAATTGCCAGGCGTCAGCAGGTGCTTGCCGAACTTGGGTACGCCGACGTGACCGAGCAGCGGGCAGGATCTGAGCAATCAGGCGATGAAGCGAGCAAACTGCCGTTTCTGGTTGTGCTGTTTGATCGGTGGGAAGGATTTGTCTCGGCGTTCGAATCGTACGACTCCGGGGTATTGATCGATCAGTGGATGCAAATCCTGCAGGAAGGCCCCGCCGTCGGAGTAAAGGTGGTTCTGACCTCGGATCGGACGGCTCTTATCGGCCGGCTCTCCACGCTGGTGGACGACAAACTGGTTCTACGACTCACAGATCCGAGTGACTTCACGTCAATCGGTTTACCGGCCAAACAAG is part of the Saxibacter everestensis genome and harbors:
- a CDS encoding FtsK/SpoIIIE domain-containing protein is translated as MRLILTAVASDAAEPIDLVIDCDDTALVRDIASSVGNRLPTRSATYSGVSGPTLVRSESDDVAERPALWVAGERLDPDQKVADSPLRNGVVVGVGQDAGGDFSEPDAAFEVRIASGLLAGKVFRLRAGSYTIGTGIDCAIRVTDPLLESTSHGLPVATVDIESSGSVSITPNPRYLEAKRQAPQRIHPLRGPIVIPGVPAKSRPRNRKQRRAAKEDARFGAESHFLTVDPGGPVSLLHLDRKPVTAPAEWLPGAALIVGSTFFELSVTQRADASLSLTVNGATLDFNRPPRLLPAPRQTEFHLPSEPHKPDKSPFPLLLILAPLVLSAGLFAVTRSPYMLLFALLSPLMAISNFTSSRRQAKMRYREQMIEFRDRKRRIEQDAFETLVSERAARRRDYPDPAFILTTATGPRARLWERRPADPDWLHVRVGTADVPSEITIKDPRREQHDPHLTWTAPDVPVVVKVAEAGVVGVAGPHEQRLSVGRCMLGQLAGLHSPGELEIIVLADQSAERDWSWVRWLPHLKAQAANGVIAAVGSDEQTTSSRISELLATLSARVEAQQEAHGPLLFTPIIVFFDGARRTRLLPGVISLLQSGPAVGIYFVCLDEDVRQLPEECRTVVSGRGLDLTVASSGEVTFEAVRPDAVTSEWSERLARALAPIRDVSGEDLAGSLPSSSRLLDVLSLNQPDKAKISAEWVAGGRTTSAVIGEGLDGKFAIDISRDGPHGLVAGTTGSGKSELLQTIIASLAVGNRPDEMTFVLIDYKGGAAFKDCNHLPHTVGMVSDLDGHLTTRALASLGAELRRREHQLASAGAKDIEDYVAARDAGRNPTDEPMARLLIVIDEFAAMVAELPDFVTGLVDIARRGRSLGVHLILATQRPSGVVSPEIKSNTNLRIALRVTDKQDSSDVIESGEAAEIQKSLPGRGYVRLGHSALIPFQTARVGGRPRAEGQAAAVGLRDVAWKTLGVADEPSSGPDEDDIATPTDLASLVEAIRQATELSQITPPPSPWLPPLDDVMTLESVLELCDVHQLRSSLRLPIGMMDIPREQKREAAYFDISAGGHMCIVGAARTGRSTVLRSLAGAIGRLTTVEDVHLYGVDCGNNALLPLSALPHTGAIVTRDQPERLGRLTTRLRQEIARRQQVLAELGYADVTEQRAGSEQSGDEASKLPFLVVLFDRWEGFVSAFESYDSGVLIDQWMQILQEGPAVGVKVVLTSDRTALIGRLSTLVDDKLVLRLTDPSDFTSIGLPAKQVPEHMPPGRAFRSSGLREIQVALLDDDIAGTAQVAALQSIARDAAAGAQDVAAALRPFRVDILPVRLTWNDALALRADDLPALRETQLPIAVGGDTLALESVDVVDDGPGILIAGPRRSGRSTALELVLTAVLERGWRVLIVTPRNSPLRRFEGVAGVDAVLTLESDRADGTEAFRSLAEVAKEQPTALIADDLDVIGTDGWLAEAIEGHVGALRDSESAVIAAGSTEEMNGVYRGPAVAIKKSRTGLLLSPQSANDGDLLSIRLPRSIGSGASPAGRGVLVRAGSWMRVQVPLVE